A region from the Actinoplanes sp. OR16 genome encodes:
- a CDS encoding dipeptide/oligopeptide/nickel ABC transporter permease/ATP-binding protein codes for MKRGVLGKLLRNPLGAVCLAYLMLIIAVAVVSPWLAPYGPSVTELDATDAAPFTPGHLLGGDSAGRDILSRLMWGSRQTVLACLIVLVVSVTVGAVTGLIAGFYRGRFEGAAGFVADVIMSLPGIVLLIALYALTGPNVPVAMAVFGLLLAPTYYRLVRGVVLTVRTELYVDAARVAGLSDLRIVGRHVLWAVRAPVIIQSAFILASGIGIEAGVSFLGLGDPAGASWGIVLQNSFNGIYNNRWAVVWPALVISLTILALILLGNALSDVLQSSARSKTLSPKARRAAIEDAGRTAEVRDSAPVGSSDDVVLSIRGLRIGYPSADGVREVVHGADLDVRRGEIHGLVGESGSGKSQIAFSTLGILPREAVVLGGHVLLDGDDLLADDTKMRAARGRRIAYVPQEPMSNLDPSFTIGKQLVYGLRAVTSLTAGQARERLVGLLTRVGITDPQRVMGLYPHEISGGMAQRVLICGAVAADPDVIVADEPTTALDVTVQAEVLELLRELSRERGLAMILVTHNLGVVADLCDTFSVMKDGRIVEHADVEEIFEAPREAYTKDLLSSSRSVELMEI; via the coding sequence ATGAAACGCGGAGTGCTCGGCAAGCTGCTGCGCAACCCGCTGGGCGCCGTCTGCCTGGCGTACCTGATGCTGATCATCGCCGTCGCCGTGGTCAGCCCATGGCTGGCGCCGTACGGTCCGTCGGTCACCGAGCTGGACGCGACCGACGCCGCCCCGTTCACCCCCGGGCATCTGCTCGGCGGTGACAGCGCCGGCCGCGACATCCTGTCCCGGCTGATGTGGGGTTCGCGGCAGACGGTGCTCGCCTGCCTCATCGTCCTGGTCGTGTCGGTCACGGTCGGCGCCGTCACCGGCCTGATCGCCGGCTTCTACCGCGGCCGGTTCGAGGGCGCCGCCGGATTCGTCGCGGACGTGATCATGTCGCTGCCCGGCATCGTCCTGCTGATCGCTCTCTACGCGCTGACCGGCCCGAACGTCCCGGTCGCGATGGCCGTGTTCGGCCTGCTGCTCGCCCCCACCTACTACCGCCTCGTCCGCGGTGTCGTGCTGACCGTGCGCACCGAGCTCTACGTCGACGCGGCCCGCGTGGCGGGCCTGTCCGACCTGCGCATCGTCGGCCGGCACGTGCTGTGGGCGGTCCGCGCGCCGGTGATCATCCAGAGCGCGTTCATCCTCGCCTCGGGCATCGGCATCGAAGCGGGTGTGTCGTTCCTCGGCCTCGGCGACCCGGCCGGCGCCTCCTGGGGCATCGTGCTGCAGAACTCGTTCAACGGCATCTACAACAACCGGTGGGCCGTCGTCTGGCCCGCCCTGGTCATCAGCCTGACCATCCTCGCGCTGATCCTGCTCGGCAACGCGCTCAGCGACGTGCTCCAGTCGTCGGCCCGCAGCAAGACCCTGTCACCGAAGGCCCGCCGCGCGGCGATCGAGGATGCCGGCAGAACCGCGGAGGTACGCGACTCGGCTCCGGTGGGAAGCTCCGACGACGTCGTGCTGTCGATCCGCGGCCTGCGCATCGGCTACCCGTCCGCCGACGGCGTGCGCGAGGTCGTGCACGGCGCCGACCTCGACGTGCGACGCGGCGAGATCCACGGCCTGGTCGGCGAATCCGGCTCCGGCAAGTCCCAGATCGCCTTCAGCACCCTCGGCATCCTGCCCCGCGAAGCCGTCGTCCTCGGCGGTCACGTGCTGCTCGACGGCGACGACCTGCTCGCCGACGACACGAAGATGCGCGCCGCGCGGGGACGGCGGATCGCGTACGTCCCGCAGGAACCGATGTCCAACCTCGACCCGTCGTTCACCATCGGCAAACAGCTCGTGTACGGGCTGCGCGCGGTCACCTCGCTGACCGCCGGCCAGGCCCGTGAGCGTCTCGTCGGCCTGCTCACCCGCGTCGGGATCACCGACCCGCAGCGGGTCATGGGCCTCTACCCGCACGAGATCTCCGGCGGCATGGCCCAGCGGGTGCTGATCTGCGGCGCGGTCGCCGCGGACCCGGACGTCATCGTCGCCGACGAGCCGACCACCGCCCTCGACGTCACCGTGCAGGCCGAAGTCCTCGAACTGCTCCGCGAGCTCAGCCGTGAACGGGGCCTCGCCATGATCCTGGTGACCCACAACCTCGGTGTCGTCGCCGATCTGTGCGACACGTTCAGCGTCATGAAGGACGGCCGGATCGTCGAGCACGCCGATGTCGAGGAGATCTTCGAAGCGCCACGCGAGGCGTACACCAAGGATCTTCTCTCCTCCTCCCGCAGCGTCGAACTGATGGAGATCTGA
- a CDS encoding ATP-binding cassette domain-containing protein, which yields MSEPLLRVTDLVVRFPGRHKSFTTVIDGVSFDLAAGQTLSLVGESGSGKTTIGRAILGLAPVSEGTVALRGETISNVSRARRRELARDVQVVFQDPYSSLNPAMTVGDILVEPLTAAGVTGGRERVRELLDAVGLPADAAGRYPREFSGGQRQRIAIARALALDPAVIVCDEPTSALDVTTQARVLRLFKQIQERTGVAYLFISHDLGVVNDISDRIAVLYRGKIVEMGDAGQVASAPRHEYTRRLQMAAPIADPRKQRERREMRRALLAADPA from the coding sequence ATGAGCGAGCCGCTGCTGCGCGTCACCGACCTGGTCGTCCGCTTCCCGGGCCGGCACAAGAGCTTCACGACCGTCATCGACGGTGTCTCCTTCGACCTCGCGGCCGGGCAGACGCTGAGCCTGGTCGGCGAGTCCGGGTCGGGCAAGACCACGATCGGGCGTGCCATCCTCGGCCTCGCGCCGGTCAGCGAAGGCACTGTCGCTCTGCGCGGCGAGACCATCAGCAACGTCTCCCGGGCCCGGCGCCGCGAACTCGCCCGCGATGTGCAAGTCGTCTTCCAGGACCCGTACTCCTCGCTGAATCCGGCGATGACCGTGGGCGACATCCTCGTCGAGCCGCTGACCGCCGCCGGCGTGACCGGCGGCCGCGAGCGGGTCCGGGAACTACTCGACGCGGTCGGGCTGCCCGCCGACGCCGCGGGCCGCTACCCGCGCGAGTTCTCCGGCGGCCAGCGGCAGCGCATCGCCATCGCCCGGGCGCTCGCCCTCGACCCGGCGGTGATCGTCTGTGACGAGCCGACCAGCGCCCTGGACGTCACCACCCAGGCCCGGGTGCTGCGCCTGTTCAAACAGATCCAGGAACGCACCGGTGTGGCGTACCTGTTCATCAGTCACGACCTCGGCGTCGTCAACGACATCAGTGACCGGATCGCGGTGCTCTACCGCGGCAAGATCGTCGAAATGGGTGACGCCGGCCAGGTCGCCTCGGCTCCCCGGCACGAGTACACCCGCCGCCTGCAGATGGCCGCTCCGATCGCCGACCCGCGTAAGCAGCGCGAACGCCGGGAGATGCGCCGCGCCCTGCTCGCCGCCGATCCGGCCTGA